Proteins encoded in a region of the Zea mays cultivar B73 chromosome 2, Zm-B73-REFERENCE-NAM-5.0, whole genome shotgun sequence genome:
- the LOC100381436 gene encoding L-galactonolactone dehydrogenase 1, mitochondrial encodes MRHLLLSRFLRRGGGSGIPNGHYHHLPLLRALSSSPSPVSSDAELRKYAGYALLLLGCGAATYYSFPFPADALHKKAVPFRYAPLPEDLHAVSNWSGTHEVHARVLLQPDSLPALEGALAAAHKERRKLRPLGSGLSPNGIALSRAGMVNLALMDKVLDVDAKKKTVTVQAGIRVAELVDALREHGLTLQNFASIREQQVGGFTQVGAHGTGATLPPVDEQVISMKLVTPAKGTIELSREKDPELFYLARCGLGGLGVVAEVTLQCVERHQLVEHTFVSNADEVKKNHKKWLSENKHIKYLWIPYTDTVVVVQCNPPSKWITPKLASKYGKDEALQHVRDLYRESLKKYRTETESKDPEIDTLSFTELRDKLLALDPLDKDHVVKINKAEAEYWKKSEGYRMGWSDEILGFDCGGQQWVSENCFPTGTLAKPSMKDLDYIDKLLQLIEKEEIPAPGPIEQRWTARSKSPMSPASSSEEDDVFSWVGIIMYLPTSDARQRKEITEEFFSYRSLARSLWDDYSAYEHWAKIEVPKDKDELAELQARLRKRFPVDAYNKARMELDPNKVLSNAKLEKMFPVLEPPHQTK; translated from the exons ATGCGTCACCTCCTCCTCTCCCGCTTCCTCCGCCGCGGTGGCGGCAGCGGCATCCCCAACGGCCACTACCACCACCTCCCCCTCCTCCGCGCcctctcctcctccccctccccggtCTCCTCGGACGCAGAGCTCCGCAAGTACGCGGGCTACGCGCTGCTTCTTCTCGGCTGCGGCGCCGCGACCTACTACTCCTTCCCGTTCCCCGCCGACGCGCTGCACAAGAAGGCCGTGCCATTCCGGTACGCGCCGCTGCCGGAGGACCTCCACGCCGTCTCCAACTGGAGCGGCACGCACGAGGTCCACGCCCGCGTCCTGCTCCAGCCGGACTCGCTCCCGGCCCTCGAGGGCGCGCtcgccgccgcgcacaaggagcGCCGCAAGCTCAGGCCCCTCGGCTCCGGCCTGTCCCCCAATGGGATCGCGCTCTCCCGCGCTGGGATGGTCAACCTCGCGCTCATGGACAAGGTGCTCGACGTCGACGCCAAGAAGAAGACCGTCACGGTGCAGGCTGGGATACGTGTCGCGGAGCTCGTCGACGCGCTTCGGGAACATGGCCTCACGCTGCAGAACTTTGCGTCCATTCGGGAGCAGCAGGTCGGAGGGTTCACTCAG GTTGGTGCCCATGGCACTGGTGCAACATTACCTCCTGTTGATGAGCAAGTCATTAGCATGAAACTGGTTACCCCTGCCAAAGGGACAATAGAGCTGTCGAGGGAGAAGGATCCTGAGTTGTTTTATCTTGCTCGCTGTGGACTTGGTGGCCTAGGTGTTGTTGCAGAAGTTACCCTTCAGTGCGTAGAAAGACACCAGCTTGTGGAACACACATTTGTTTCCAATGCAGATGAAGTCAAGAAAAACCACAA GAAGTGGCTATCCGAAAACAAACATATTAAGTACTTGTGGATTCCATATACTGACACGGTTGTTGTTGTCCAATGCAATCCTCCCTCAAAGTGGATAACCCCAAAGTTGGCATCAAAATATGGAAAAGATGAAGCTTTACAGCATGTTCGGGACCTTTATCGCGAGTCACTGAAAAAATATAG AACTGAAACAGAAAGTAAAGACCCAGAAATAGATACACTTTCATTTACTGAGCTGAGGGACAAGCTGCTTGCCCTTGATCCTCTGGATAAAGATCATGTGGTGAAAATCAATAAAGCGGAAGCTGAGTATTGGAAGAAGTCAGAAGGGTATCGCATGGGCTGGAGTGATGAAATACTGGGCTTCGATTGTGGTGGGCAGCAGTGGGTTTCTGAAAACTGCTTCCCCACTGGAACCCTAGCAAAGCCAAGTATGAAGGATCTTGATTATATAGATAAGCTGCTGCAGTTGATTGAAAAGGAGGAGATACCCGCACCTGGACCTATCGAGCAGCGTTGGACTGCCCGCAGCAAGAGCCCGATGAGCCCGGCATCAAGCTCTGAAGAAGATGATGTATTTTCATGG GTTGGTATTATAATGTATCTGCCAACATCTGATGCTCGCCAAAGGAAGGAAATCACAGAGGAGTTCTTCAGTTACAGGAGCCTGGCGCGAAGTCTCTGGGATGATTATTCCGCCTATGAACACTGGGCCAAGATCGAG GTTCCAAAAGACAAGGACGAACTTGCCGAACTCCAGGCCCGGCTGAGGAAGCGTTTTCCTGTCGATGCATATAACAAGGCACGTATGGAGCTGGACCCCAACAAGGTGCTCTC
- the LOC103647104 gene encoding phosphatidylinositol 4-phosphate 5-kinase 6 encodes MLRSRALLGSLPPPSRPDNSSQPPTTESVELVIQGQRAHAIASPRPAPAPPHRQHAQARPAPVVLRRRTYTIHIHTDTPNDANVATSARKMSQLPAPASRLWEASIRKLQTIRRATTATGPAADGADGGAALTPSLLSINSSSASSTIYQYHHEDGEDSDTSTDGGNDSEAGEDEDAGEPTHAEQLLPSGDFYQGDLRGDQPHGAGKFLWTDGSMYEGSWRRGRASGRGKFSWTSGATYEGDFAGGYMHGQGTYIGEFGDTFAGLWANNLRHGRGTQAYANGDVYDGHWRDGLQDGHGRYIWRHGHEYIGTWRAGDMHGCGTVIWADGDRYDGAWEDTRPKGQGTFRWADGGMYIGTWCEEAGAVHADGVYYPPSGGPAVPVPREPCDPITALLQELEVCEGKTASLMPSQKVLTWPGVEAVQKKPVWRPPKVSLDQGRRSSVSRRSSASLDLDMLQPAAAEGGETEEVRADRSCLRTSSCMRTPPRPGKKQGETISKGHRNYELMLNLQLGIRHAVGRQSAPNTLDLKSSAFDPKEKIWTRFPPEGSKHTPPHQSCDFRWKDYCPLVFRTLRKLFDVDPADYMISICGDEALRELSSPGKSGSFFYLTNDDKYMIKTMKKAEVKVLLRMLPAYYKHVRFFENTLITKFFGLHCVNVKLTGAIQKKVRFVIMGNLFCSSYAIHRRFDLKGSSHGRMTDKPIDQISEHTTLKDLDLNFIFRLPGTWFEEFCRQVDKDCELLEAERIMDYSLLVGIHFKDRCKDSSNGDNGTSQNAEDSEENRKGPLRLGICMPSRVENVVKNPESESPLIGEPTGEFQDVILFFGIIDILQDYDISKKLEHAYKSMQYDPNSISAVDPKQYCKRFRDFIFKAFADDVQ; translated from the exons ATGTTGCGCTCCCGAGCTCTCCTCGGCAGCCTCCCACCCCCGAGTCGCCCCGACAACTCCTCCCAGCCTCCAACCACCGAGAGCGTAGAACTCGTAATCCAAGGCCAGCGCGCGCACGCCATTGCCTCGCCCCGTCCCGCTCCGGCGCCCCCCCACCGCCAGCATGCACAGGCTCGCCCCGCCCCGGTCGTGCTGAGACGACGTACCTATACTATACACATACACACGGACACACCAAACGACGCCAACGTGGCGACGTCGGCGAGGAAGATGAGCCAGCTCCCCGCCCCGGCCAGCCGGCTGTGGGAAGCGAGCATCCGCAAGCTCCAGACCATCCGCCGCGCGACGACAGCCACAGGGCCCGCGGCCGACGGCGCCGATGGCGGGGCCGCCCTCACGCCCAGTCTCCTCTCCATCAATTCCTCCTCCGCGTCCAGCACTATCTACCAGTACCACCACGAGGACGGCGAGGACAGCGACACGAGCACCGATGGCGGCAACGATTCGGAagccggcgaggacgaggacgccgGCGAGCCCACGCACGCGGAGCAGCTGCTGCCCAGCGGGGACTTCTACCAGGGCGACCTGCGCGGGGACCAGCCGCACGGCGCGGGCAAGTTCCTCTGGACCGACGGCAGCATGTACGAGGGCTCCTGGCGCCGCGGCCGCGCGTCCGGCCGCGGCAAGTTCTCATGGACCTCGGGGGCCACCTACGAGGGCGACTTCGCCGGCGGGTACATGCACGGCCAGGGCACCTACATCGGCGAGTTCGGGGACACCTTCGCGGGGCTCTGGGCCAACAACCTCCGCCACGGCCGGGGCACGCAGGCGTACGCCAACGGCGACGTGTACGACGGCCACTGGCGCGACGGCCTGCAGGACGGCCACGGGCGCTACATCTGGCGCCACGGCCACGAGTACATCGGCACCTGGAGGGCCGGCGACATGCACGGCTGCGGGACCGTGATCTGGGCGGACGGCGACCGCTACGACGGCGCCTGGGAGGACACCAGGCCCAAGGGCCAGGGCACGTTCCGCTGGGCCGACGGCGGGATGTACATCGGCACCTGGTGCGAGGAGGCCGGCGCCGTGCACGCCGACGGCGTCTACTACCCGCCGTCCGGTGGCCCCGCGGTGCCCGTGCCCCGCGAGCCCTGCGACCCCATCACGGCGCTGCTCCAGGAGCTAGAGGTGTGCGAGGGCAAGACGGCGTCGCTCATGCCGTCGCAGAAGGTCCTCACGTGGCCCGGCGTGGAGGCCGTGCAGAAGAAGCCGGTGTGGCGCCCGCCCAAGGTTAGCCTTGACCAAGGCAGGAGGTCCAGCGTGAGCAGGAGGAGCAGCGCGTCGCTGGACCTGGACATGCTGCAGCCGGCCGCCGCCGAGGGTGGCGAGACCGAGGAGGTGCGCGCGGACAGGTCGTGCCTGCGGACGTCGTCGTGCATGCGCACGCCGCCGAGGCCGGGCAAGAAGCAGGGGGAGACCATCTCCAAGGGGCACAGGAACTACGAGCTCATGCTCAACCTGCAGCTTGGCATCAG GCACGCTGTTGGTAGGCAGTCAGCGCCAAATACGCTGGATCTCAAGTCATCGGCATTCGATCCAAAAGAGAAGATATGGACAAGGTTTCCTCCCGAAGGATCAAAGCATACTCCTCCTCACCAGTCCTGCGATTTCCGGTGGAAAGACTACTGCCCCCTGGTTTTCAG GACTCTGCGCAAGCTCTTCGACGTCGATCCAGCAGACTACATGATCTCCATTTGCGGGGACGAGGCGCTCCGGGAACTGTCGTCTCCTGGTAAGAGCGGGAGCTTCTTCTACCTCACGAACGATGACAAGTACATGATCAAAACGATGAAGAAGGCAGAGGTTAAA GTGCTCCTTAGGATGCTTCCAGCCTACTACAAACACGTCCGCTTTTTCGAAAACACTCTGATCACTAAATTCTTCGGCCTGCACTGCGTCAACGTCAAGCTTACAGGAGCTATCCAGAAAAAG GTCCGGTTTGTTATAATGGGGAACCTTTTCTGCTCCAGCTACGCGATCCACAGGCGCTTCGACCTGAAAGGGTCCTCGCATGGTCGCATGACTGACAAACCCATCGATCAGATCAGCGAGCACACAACGTTGAAGGATCTCGATCTTAATTTCATCTTCCGGCTGCCAGGGACCTGGTTTGAGGAATTCTGCAG GCAAGTGGACAAAGACTGCGAATTACTGGAGGCGGAGAGGATCATGGATTATAGTCTTTTGGTCGGTATTCACTTCAAGGACAGATGCAAAG ACAGCAGCAATGGTGACAATGGGACGTCACAGAATGCTGAAGATTCTGAAGAAAACAG AAAAGGACCATTGAGACTAGGGATCTGCATGCCCTCGAGGGTGGAGAACGTAGTGAAGAACCCTGAGAGTGAATCTCCGCTCATTGGCGAGCCCACAGGCGAGTTCCAGGACGTCATCCTGTTCTTTGGAATCATCGACATCCTGCAGGACTACGATATCAGTAAGAAGCTGGAGCACGCTTACAAATCCATGCAGTACGACCCCAACTCCATATCAGCTGTTGACCCGAAGCAATACTGCAAGCGGTTCAGGGACTTCATTTTTAAGGCTTTCGCCGACGATGTACAGTAA